The Thermococcus sp. genomic interval GGTTTACTGCATAGAATAGTGCGCCCGAAAGTATAAAAGTCTTTCCGTTAAGATGGCGGTCGAAAAGGCGGTCAAAAAATAAAGCTCATTTCTCCTCGCATTCGCACGGGTTCTTCCCGCAGTATGGACAGACGCCGGGATACTTCCTCTTTGCCGCCTCCTCGATATCTATTCCGAGGAGGTTCGCCAAACTGGCGAGCCAGGCTAAAACGTCGGCGAACTCCTCTTCCATCGCCTCGCGGTCGTTCTTCCTTATCGCCTCGCTCAGCTCTCCGACTTCCTCGACGAACCAGAGGAAGGTTCTCTCAACGCCCCGCTTAGAGTCCTTGTGGAAATAAATCTCCCTG includes:
- a CDS encoding MazG nucleotide pyrophosphohydrolase domain-containing protein translates to MEIREFQDMIREIYFHKDSKRGVERTFLWFVEEVGELSEAIRKNDREAMEEEFADVLAWLASLANLLGIDIEEAAKRKYPGVCPYCGKNPCECEEK